A window from Salvia miltiorrhiza cultivar Shanhuang (shh) chromosome 2, IMPLAD_Smil_shh, whole genome shotgun sequence encodes these proteins:
- the LOC131012677 gene encoding putative pentatricopeptide repeat-containing protein At1g12700, mitochondrial has translation MSRNHAAMILGRIISNSSFNSSTFPIASFLVKPRFNFDNLSHQIKYFSAYPRFDFGSIREPNDAVALFREMVSTEPLPSVKLFNNLLSVVVKMKQYSLALHLFDEMLKRNAPVNHYTMNIAIDGCCRLKRPDFGFAILGIFFKREYEPDVVTFTILIKGLLLVGRISEAAKVLGKLSAYHLCEPDEYMYSTIINGLCKAGDILQAIDLLCSLEKGKGSCKPNVCAYSIVIDALCKDGKVDEALQLFTSLGDKGISPNIVTYNSIIEGLCNRRRMDEAQDILRKMIADVVSPDVLTCNIFVDAWCKDGKVEEAEHMLVSMKEIDIHPNIVTYSALINGYCLQGKMDEAGRIFQLAVNSGIKPDIISYNSLMNGYCKIGRADEVSRLFAIIPAKRLERNVVSYNIMLHALFCEGKCEDGLQLFKEMEALQVSPDIWTYNIVLDGLCGAHRIAEAFPVLHIMEDKGIIPKIVTYNILIRGLCNNNNVREAKDLIDELPSKGLQPDVVTYTILIGALCEEGQIEEAKDLFHELPSKGLQPDVITYKIFIGALCEEGQIEEAKDLMTQMVNNGCLPDNVTYNVFVQGLLKRNQMLDAMPLMEEMDARGFTLDKISYSMLIEPVKREGKDSVLFNKVKKLVPEDFYSS, from the coding sequence ATGAGTCGGAATCACGCTGCCATGATTTTGGGAAGAATTATCTCCAATTCTTCATTCAATTCATCCACTTTCCCCATTGCTTCGTTTCTTGTCAAACCCAGATTCAATTTTGATAATCTAAGCCACCAAATTAAATACTTCTCCGCCTATCCCAGATTCGATTTTGGATCTATACGTGAGCCCAATGATGCCGTCGCTCTATTTCGGGAGATGGTAAGCACGGAGCCGCTTCCTTCTGTTAAGCTTTTCAATAATCTGTTGAGTGTTGTGGTGAAGATGAAACAATACTCTCTTGCCCTTCATCTGTTCGACGAAATGCTTAAGAGAAATGCTCCTGTAAATCACTACACGATGAATATTGCAATTGATGGCTGTTGCCGACTGAAAAGACCTGATTTTGGGTTTGCTATCTTAGGCATTTTTTTCAAGCGTGAGTACGAGCCTGATGTTGTAACCTTTACAATTCTCATCAAAGGCCTTCTCCTGGTTGGAAGGATCTCAGAGGCAGCTAAAGTGTTGGGGAAGCTGTCCGCCTACCACCTGTGCGAGCCTGACGAATATATGTATAGTACTATAATTAATGGTTTATGCAAAGCTGGAGATATTCTCCAGGCTATTGATTTGCTCTGCTCATTGGAAAAGGGAAAAGGGAGCTGCAAACCCAATGTCTGTGCTTACAGCATAGTCATTGATGCTCTATGCAAAGATGGAAAGGTCGACGAAGCTCTCCAACTCTTCACCTCTTTGGGTGATAAGGGGATTTCACCCAATATAGTGACATATAATTCAATAATCGAGGGGTTATGCAATAGGAGAAGAATGGACGAGGCTCAAGACATTTTAAGGAAGATGATTGCTGATGTGGTCAGCCCAGATGTGTTGACGTGTAATATCTTTGTGGATGCTTGGTGCAAAGATGGAAAGGTGGAAGAAGCCGAGCATATGTTGGTATCTATGAAAGAGATTGATATTCACCCCAACATTGTCACTTACAGTGCATTGATTAATGGATACTGCTTGCAAGGGAAAATGGATGAAGCCGGACGTATTTTCCAATTGGCAGTCAACTCTGGAATCAAGCCCGATATCATCAGCTACAATAGCTTGATGAACGGCTATTGCAAAATAGGGCGAGCCGATGAAGTTTCACGTCTTTTTGCCATAATTCCTGCCAAAAGGTTAGAACGCAATGTGGTTTCTTATAACATAATGCTGCATGCCTTATTTTGTGAAGGCAAGTGTGAAGACGGCTTGCAGCTGTTCAAAGAAATGGAAGCTCTACAAGTATCTCCGGATATATGGACTTATAATATCGTGTTGGATGGTTTGTGCGGAGCTCATCGTATTGCTGAAGCTTTTCCAGTGTTGCATATCATGGAAGATAAAGGTATCATTCCAAAGATAGTAACATACAATATTCTCATTCGGGGATTGTGCAACAACAACAATGTCAGAGAAGCAAAGGATCTTATTGACGAGCTTCCATCCAAAGGTTTGCAGCCTGACGTCGTAACATATACGATTCTCATTGGTGCACTTTGTGAAGAAGGGCAGATAGAGGAGGCCAAGGATCTGTTCCATGAGCTTCCGTCCAAAGGTTTGCAGCCTGACGTCATAACGTATAAAATCTTTATCGGTGCACTTTGTGAGGAAGGGCAGATCGAGGAGGCTAAGGATTTGATGACGCAAATGGTAAACAACGGTTGCTTGCCTGATAATGTGACGTACAATGTTTTTGTTCAAGGTCTTCTCAAAAGGAACCAGATGCTTGATGCAATGCCACTCATGGAAGAGATGGATGCAAGGGGATTCACACTTGACAAAATTTCATATTCGATGTTGATTGAACCAGTGAAAAGGGAAGGTAAAGATAGCGTTCTGTTTAATAAGGTTAAGAAACTCGTACCAGAGGACTTCTATTCTAGTTAG